In a genomic window of Ralstonia nicotianae:
- a CDS encoding Csu type fimbrial protein: MKTSAIKALVAMALGLTAVAASAATTTTTFSVSTTVNATCVINSASALTFAAFDPSQGAQASTSSISVNCTNTTPFNIGLNAGTGTGATVASRVMTSGANTLTYSLYQDSGHASVWGNTVGTNTVAGTGAGMAAGNAITKTVYGLIPSQPNTVPGNYADTVTVTVTY; encoded by the coding sequence ATGAAAACATCTGCCATCAAAGCCCTCGTGGCCATGGCGCTGGGTCTGACGGCGGTGGCGGCCTCGGCCGCGACCACCACCACGACCTTCAGCGTCTCGACCACCGTCAATGCCACCTGCGTTATCAACTCGGCCAGCGCGTTGACCTTCGCCGCCTTCGACCCGAGCCAGGGCGCCCAGGCATCGACCTCATCGATCAGCGTGAACTGCACCAACACCACGCCGTTCAACATCGGCCTGAATGCCGGCACCGGCACCGGCGCCACAGTGGCCAGCCGCGTCATGACCAGCGGCGCCAACACCCTCACGTACTCGCTCTACCAGGACTCGGGGCATGCCTCGGTCTGGGGCAACACGGTGGGCACCAACACCGTGGCGGGAACGGGGGCGGGCATGGCTGCCGGCAACGCCATCACCAAGACCGTCTATGGCCTGATCCCGAGCCAGCCGAACACCGTGCCGGGCAACTACGCCGACACCGTGACCGTGACGGTGACGTACTAA
- a CDS encoding Csu type fimbrial protein — MTRFPDTMRPRRVSARTLLAGAVLVALASWAPGALAVSCSVSANALSFGAYNTTSNLTGTTTVTITCGAWGGASSINYTLSASVGSGTYANRQVLNGSNVIAYNLYTTSADTSIWGDGNGDGTVTLSGTVTKQVGTVNLTIYGKINGGQNVVPGSYATTIPITVTLTYQ, encoded by the coding sequence ATGACACGCTTCCCAGACACGATGCGGCCGCGCCGCGTTTCTGCCCGGACGCTGTTGGCCGGTGCAGTGCTGGTCGCCCTGGCGTCATGGGCACCGGGTGCACTCGCCGTCAGTTGCAGCGTCAGCGCCAACGCGCTCAGCTTCGGCGCGTACAACACCACCAGCAACCTCACCGGCACGACCACCGTCACCATCACCTGCGGGGCGTGGGGCGGTGCCTCGTCGATCAACTATACGTTGTCGGCCAGCGTCGGCTCCGGTACGTATGCCAACCGACAGGTACTCAACGGCAGCAATGTCATTGCGTACAACCTGTACACCACCTCCGCCGACACCAGCATCTGGGGCGATGGAAACGGCGATGGAACGGTCACGCTCTCCGGGACGGTGACCAAGCAGGTGGGCACCGTCAACCTCACCATCTACGGCAAGATCAACGGCGGGCAGAACGTGGTGCCGGGTAGCTACGCGACGACGATACCGATTACGGTCACGTTGACTTATCAATGA
- the ubiA gene encoding 4-hydroxybenzoate octaprenyltransferase → MQSSTAHPSRLALYARLVRIDKPIGTLLLLWPTLWAMWMAADGHPPPALVAIFVVGTVLMRSAGCAINDWADRDFDKHVKRTRERPLTAGLIAPWEALAVAAVLALVAFTLILPLNALTKWLSVAAVLIAGTYPFFKRFFAIPQAYLGIAFGFGIPMAYAAVQDQVPAPAWLMLAANVLWAIAYDTAYAMVDRDDDLLIGIQTSAITFGRFDVAAIMLCYAGFFGIMAWVGHALALGAAYWIGLAAAAALAGYYYTLLHTRDRMQCFFVFRHNNWFGACVFVGAALAYALR, encoded by the coding sequence ATGCAGTCCTCCACCGCCCACCCCAGCCGTCTCGCGCTCTACGCCCGTCTGGTGCGCATCGACAAGCCGATCGGCACGCTGCTGCTGCTGTGGCCGACGCTGTGGGCCATGTGGATGGCGGCGGATGGGCACCCGCCGCCGGCGCTGGTGGCGATCTTCGTGGTCGGCACCGTCCTGATGCGCTCGGCCGGCTGCGCGATCAACGACTGGGCCGACCGCGACTTCGACAAGCACGTCAAGCGCACCAGGGAACGGCCGCTGACCGCCGGCCTGATTGCGCCCTGGGAGGCGCTGGCCGTGGCCGCCGTGCTGGCGCTCGTCGCCTTCACGCTGATCCTGCCGCTCAACGCGCTGACCAAGTGGCTGTCGGTGGCGGCGGTGCTGATTGCCGGCACGTATCCGTTCTTCAAGCGCTTCTTTGCGATTCCGCAGGCCTACCTGGGCATTGCGTTCGGCTTCGGCATTCCGATGGCGTATGCCGCGGTGCAGGACCAGGTGCCGGCGCCGGCGTGGCTGATGCTGGCCGCCAACGTGCTGTGGGCCATTGCTTACGACACGGCCTATGCGATGGTCGACCGCGATGACGACCTGCTGATCGGCATCCAGACCTCGGCCATCACCTTCGGCCGCTTCGATGTGGCGGCGATCATGCTGTGCTATGCGGGCTTTTTCGGCATCATGGCCTGGGTCGGCCATGCGCTGGCGCTCGGCGCGGCGTATTGGATCGGACTGGCCGCGGCGGCGGCGCTGGCGGGCTACTACTACACGCTGCTGCACACGCGTGACCGCATGCAGTGCTTCTTCGTGTTCCGCCACAACAACTGGTTCGGCGCCTGCGTGTTCGTGGGCGCGGCGCTTGCCTACGCGCTGCGCTAG
- a CDS encoding YggS family pyridoxal phosphate-dependent enzyme has protein sequence MSVIAANLQAVRQRITTACTLASRDPASVTLLAVSKTFDADAVRAAHAAGQRLFGENYVQEGTAKTSALTDLRNGPEAIAWHFIGPLQSNKTRAVAEQFDWVHSIDRLKIAERLSAQRPATLPPLQVCLEINISRQASKHGVPPDLDEVLPLARAVAALPRLRLRGLMAVPEPADDPAARRAPFAALRDLADRLCAAGLPVDTLSMGMSADLEDAIAEGATIVRVGSAIFGARQYAHAPA, from the coding sequence ATGTCTGTAATCGCCGCCAACTTGCAAGCCGTGCGTCAGCGGATCACAACGGCCTGCACATTGGCTTCGCGCGATCCGGCCAGTGTCACGCTACTGGCCGTTTCCAAGACCTTCGACGCCGACGCCGTACGCGCCGCCCATGCCGCCGGGCAACGCCTGTTCGGCGAGAACTACGTACAGGAAGGCACCGCCAAGACCAGCGCCCTGACCGACCTGCGCAACGGCCCCGAGGCGATCGCCTGGCACTTCATCGGGCCCCTGCAGAGCAACAAGACGCGCGCGGTGGCCGAGCAGTTCGACTGGGTGCACAGCATCGACCGGCTGAAGATCGCCGAGCGGCTGTCCGCCCAGCGCCCCGCCACCCTGCCGCCGTTGCAGGTCTGCCTGGAAATCAACATCAGCCGGCAGGCCAGCAAGCACGGCGTGCCGCCCGACCTGGACGAGGTGCTGCCCCTGGCGCGCGCTGTCGCCGCCCTGCCCCGGCTGCGGCTGCGCGGGCTGATGGCCGTGCCTGAGCCGGCCGACGACCCGGCGGCCCGGCGCGCGCCCTTCGCTGCGCTGCGCGACCTGGCCGACCGGCTGTGCGCGGCGGGCCTGCCCGTCGACACGCTGTCGATGGGCATGTCCGCCGACCTGGAAGACGCGATCGCGGAGGGCGCCACCATCGTGCGCGTCGGCAGCGCCATCTTCGGCGCGCGGCAGTATGCGCATGCGCCCGCCTGA
- a CDS encoding fimbria/pilus outer membrane usher protein, which yields MPATSIRPWRPRPAKAFIALAIAATALSGAGMTLANDAPTPSRTAASDVAELLLQFDLNQQGLDDTVLLLKTKGGELYASAEDLKRWRLRQPEATPLAHNNEAFYPLKAITGLSYQLDETLLTVAVTAPAQAFLPNAFDEANKPVALSLKPGFGGFLNYDLLAEHATGQTRSSGLFEAGIFNGLGVGVASFVANSGDTDHRLIRLETTWTKDLPDHLSSVRLGDSISRAGAWGRSVRFGGIQYSTNFAVQPGFVALPLQSIGGQAALPSTVDVYVNNVLSSRKDVAPGPFSITNVPVVTGQGDVRVVVRDLLGREQVISVPFYASASLLAKGLHDFSYEAGAERRNFGTDSNDYGRAFAAATHRLGFTDWLTGEVHAESQLERQTVGLGTVMLAPSVGVFSAAAAASRGRQGSGGLVSVGFERQASPVSVGVHAQLASPRFTQLGLELDMPAPRLLSSVNVGMALPGGGSLGLAYVYLDNRDGHPTQLASASYGTQLGRFGFISLALSKTLHQPGGLMVGLNWTLPLGERTTTSINMTQQQGRTEVQAQVQQGLPPGDGFGYSVRASQLGAWDAALNAQNRVGTYLLEAAGDRGQTGVRMGASGGIAILDGLHLSRRISDSFAVVKVPDFPNVRIYADNQLVAKTNASGEALIPRLRAYEKNAISLEQLDLPFDAKVGTLSLDAVPYYRSGMVLDFPVTHAHDALMTLKLENGSDLPAGATVQISGQKEAFPVGNDGVVYLTGLAAQNRLQANWRGQSCDISVPFTPGADPLPDLGIFVCKGVRP from the coding sequence ATGCCGGCGACATCGATTCGGCCCTGGCGCCCGAGACCCGCTAAGGCGTTCATCGCCCTGGCGATCGCGGCAACCGCCTTATCGGGAGCAGGCATGACACTCGCAAACGACGCGCCGACGCCCAGCCGCACCGCCGCCAGCGATGTCGCCGAGCTGCTGCTGCAGTTCGACCTCAACCAGCAGGGCCTGGACGACACCGTGTTGTTGCTCAAGACCAAGGGCGGCGAGCTGTATGCATCGGCAGAAGACCTCAAGCGCTGGCGCCTGCGCCAGCCAGAGGCGACACCGCTGGCCCACAACAACGAGGCGTTCTACCCGCTCAAGGCCATCACGGGGCTGTCGTATCAGCTTGACGAGACGCTCTTGACCGTGGCGGTGACGGCACCGGCGCAGGCCTTCCTGCCCAACGCCTTCGACGAGGCGAACAAGCCGGTGGCGCTCAGCCTCAAGCCCGGCTTTGGCGGCTTCCTCAACTACGACCTGCTGGCAGAGCACGCCACGGGCCAGACCCGCTCATCAGGGCTGTTCGAGGCCGGTATCTTCAACGGCTTGGGCGTCGGCGTTGCCAGCTTCGTGGCCAACAGCGGCGACACTGACCACCGGCTCATCCGCCTGGAAACCACCTGGACCAAGGACCTCCCGGATCATCTCTCCAGCGTACGTCTGGGCGATTCGATCAGCCGGGCCGGCGCGTGGGGGCGCAGCGTGCGCTTTGGCGGCATTCAATACAGCACCAACTTCGCCGTGCAGCCCGGCTTTGTCGCATTGCCGCTGCAGAGCATCGGCGGGCAGGCCGCGCTTCCATCGACCGTCGATGTCTACGTCAACAACGTGCTGAGTTCACGCAAGGACGTCGCACCGGGACCGTTCTCGATCACCAACGTGCCCGTGGTGACGGGGCAGGGCGACGTGCGCGTCGTCGTGCGCGATCTGCTGGGGCGCGAACAGGTGATCAGCGTGCCGTTCTACGCGAGCGCCAGCCTGCTTGCCAAGGGGCTGCACGATTTCTCGTACGAAGCCGGCGCCGAACGCAGGAACTTCGGCACCGATAGCAACGACTATGGCCGGGCCTTCGCCGCGGCGACCCATCGCCTCGGTTTCACCGACTGGCTCACGGGCGAGGTTCACGCGGAATCCCAGCTCGAACGTCAGACTGTCGGCCTCGGCACGGTGATGCTGGCGCCGTCGGTTGGCGTTTTCAGTGCGGCGGCCGCTGCCAGTCGGGGACGGCAGGGCAGTGGAGGCCTCGTCTCCGTTGGCTTCGAGCGGCAGGCCAGCCCCGTCAGCGTGGGTGTGCATGCGCAACTTGCCAGCCCGCGCTTCACGCAGCTCGGGCTCGAACTGGACATGCCTGCACCGCGCCTGCTGAGCAGCGTGAACGTCGGCATGGCGCTGCCGGGCGGCGGCTCGCTGGGGCTGGCCTATGTCTACCTGGACAACCGCGATGGCCATCCGACCCAGCTCGCCTCGGCCAGCTATGGCACGCAGCTGGGGCGCTTCGGGTTCATCAGCCTGGCCCTCTCCAAGACGCTGCATCAGCCCGGCGGCCTGATGGTCGGCCTGAACTGGACGCTGCCGCTGGGCGAGCGTACTACCACCTCCATCAACATGACCCAGCAACAGGGCCGCACCGAGGTGCAGGCGCAAGTGCAGCAAGGACTGCCGCCCGGCGATGGCTTTGGCTACAGCGTGCGGGCCAGCCAGCTCGGCGCGTGGGACGCCGCCCTGAACGCACAGAATCGCGTCGGCACCTATCTGCTGGAAGCCGCCGGCGATCGTGGGCAGACGGGCGTGCGGATGGGGGCCTCGGGCGGCATCGCGATACTCGATGGCCTGCACCTGAGCCGCCGCATCTCCGACAGCTTTGCCGTGGTCAAGGTGCCCGATTTCCCCAACGTACGGATCTATGCCGACAACCAGCTCGTCGCCAAAACCAACGCCAGCGGCGAAGCGCTCATCCCCCGCCTGCGTGCATACGAAAAGAATGCGATTTCGCTCGAGCAGTTGGATCTGCCCTTCGATGCGAAGGTCGGGACCCTGTCGCTGGACGCGGTGCCGTACTACCGCAGCGGCATGGTGCTGGATTTTCCGGTCACGCATGCGCATGACGCGCTGATGACGCTGAAGTTGGAGAACGGCAGCGACCTGCCTGCCGGCGCCACGGTGCAGATCTCCGGACAGAAAGAGGCGTTTCCGGTCGGTAACGACGGCGTGGTCTATCTCACCGGGCTGGCAGCGCAAAACCGTCTGCAAGCCAACTGGCGCGGACAGTCGTGTGATATCTCGGTGCCATTCACACCGGGCGCCGACCCATTGCCTGATCTTGGCATTTTCGTTTGCAAAGGAGTCCGACCATGA
- a CDS encoding hydrogen peroxide-inducible genes activator produces MTLTELKYIVAVARERHFGRAAEACFVSQPTLSVAIKKLEDELAVQIFERGASEVSVTPVGEQIVTQAQHVLEQTMAIREIAKQGMDPLAGPLRLGVIYTIGPYLLPALVKQMIDTVPQMPLMLQENFTARLVELLKQGEIDCAIMAEPFPEAGLMTVPLYDEPFVVAVPRGHALAGSSAVDPEALKQQTMLLLGNGHCFRDHVLNVCPELSRFSQNADGIQKTFEGSSLETIRHMVASGVGITVLPRTSVPDMQPAADLLAYVPFQEPVPDRRVVLAWRKSFTRVAAIEAVAKAVAQCSLPGIKPLPVTPLVH; encoded by the coding sequence ATGACGCTCACCGAACTCAAATACATCGTCGCCGTTGCACGGGAACGCCACTTCGGGCGTGCCGCCGAAGCCTGCTTTGTGTCGCAGCCGACGCTGTCGGTCGCCATCAAGAAGCTGGAGGATGAGCTTGCCGTGCAGATCTTCGAGCGCGGTGCCTCCGAGGTGAGCGTCACGCCGGTGGGCGAACAGATCGTCACGCAGGCCCAGCACGTGCTGGAGCAGACCATGGCGATCCGCGAGATCGCCAAGCAGGGCATGGATCCGCTGGCCGGCCCCCTGCGCCTGGGCGTGATCTATACGATCGGGCCGTACCTGCTGCCGGCGCTGGTCAAGCAGATGATCGACACGGTCCCGCAGATGCCGCTGATGCTGCAGGAAAACTTCACCGCGCGGCTGGTGGAACTGCTCAAGCAGGGCGAGATCGACTGCGCCATCATGGCCGAGCCGTTCCCGGAAGCCGGTCTGATGACGGTGCCGCTGTACGACGAGCCCTTCGTGGTGGCGGTGCCGCGCGGCCATGCGCTGGCCGGTTCGTCGGCGGTGGATCCGGAAGCGCTCAAGCAGCAGACCATGCTGCTGCTGGGCAACGGCCACTGCTTCCGCGACCACGTGCTCAATGTCTGCCCCGAGCTCTCGCGCTTCTCGCAGAACGCAGACGGCATCCAGAAGACCTTCGAGGGGTCGTCGCTGGAGACGATCCGCCACATGGTGGCCAGCGGCGTGGGGATCACCGTGCTGCCGCGCACCTCGGTGCCCGACATGCAGCCGGCCGCCGATCTGCTCGCCTACGTGCCGTTCCAGGAGCCCGTGCCGGACCGCCGCGTCGTGCTGGCCTGGCGCAAGAGCTTCACCCGCGTCGCCGCCATCGAGGCGGTGGCCAAGGCGGTTGCGCAATGCAGCCTGCCGGGCATCAAGCCGCTGCCTGTCACGCCGCTCGTCCACTGA
- the proC gene encoding pyrroline-5-carboxylate reductase — MLDTLKFGFIGGGNMASALIGGLVSRGAPGANIVVVDPTEPARAHAAQTWGATTIAAPGAELADRDVIVLAVKPQQMREVCAQLAPHLRDSLVLSVAAGIRIQDLSRWLGDHARVVRAMPNTPALSGMGMTGLAASAGLGGTDRDIASAIANAVGKSVWVPDEAQIDAVTAISGSGPAYVFYFIEAMQQVALELGLSPEAGRLLAAETFIGAATLAEQSSEPVEVLRERVTSKGGTTYAALTAMDAAGIKPAFVRAMHAAAARGKAMGEEFGRD, encoded by the coding sequence ATGCTCGACACTCTGAAATTCGGCTTCATCGGCGGCGGCAACATGGCTTCGGCGCTGATCGGCGGCCTGGTCTCCCGCGGCGCCCCGGGCGCCAACATCGTGGTGGTGGACCCGACCGAGCCGGCCCGCGCGCACGCCGCGCAGACCTGGGGCGCAACCACCATCGCCGCCCCCGGCGCCGAGCTGGCCGACCGCGACGTGATCGTGCTGGCCGTCAAGCCGCAGCAAATGCGAGAAGTCTGCGCGCAACTGGCCCCGCACCTGCGTGACAGCCTGGTGCTGTCGGTGGCGGCCGGCATCCGTATCCAGGACCTGTCGCGCTGGCTCGGCGACCATGCCCGCGTCGTGCGTGCCATGCCGAACACGCCGGCGCTGTCGGGCATGGGCATGACAGGCTTGGCTGCCAGCGCCGGCCTGGGCGGAACCGATCGCGACATCGCCAGCGCCATCGCCAACGCCGTCGGCAAGAGCGTGTGGGTGCCCGACGAAGCGCAGATCGACGCCGTCACCGCCATTTCCGGCAGCGGTCCGGCCTACGTGTTCTATTTCATCGAAGCGATGCAGCAGGTTGCACTGGAACTGGGCCTGTCGCCCGAGGCAGGCCGCCTGCTGGCGGCGGAAACCTTCATCGGCGCGGCCACGCTGGCGGAGCAGTCGAGCGAGCCGGTCGAGGTGCTGCGCGAGCGCGTGACCTCCAAGGGCGGCACGACCTACGCCGCGCTCACCGCCATGGATGCGGCCGGCATCAAGCCCGCCTTCGTGCGCGCCATGCACGCGGCGGCCGCGCGCGGCAAGGCGATGGGTGAGGAATTCGGCCGCGACTGA
- a CDS encoding Csu type fimbrial protein — protein sequence MKAFALKTALAAVLCSAAAVASAASTSSSFGVSTTVNAICVINSAGALTFAAFDPSQGAQASTSSISVNCSNTTPFNISLDAGAGPSATVASRVMTSGGNTLTYSLFQDSGHTSVWGNTVGTNTVAGTGAGMAPANAITKTVYGLIPSQPNTVPGSYADTVTVTVTY from the coding sequence ATGAAAGCATTTGCACTCAAGACTGCCCTGGCCGCCGTGCTTTGTTCCGCTGCCGCAGTTGCATCGGCCGCATCGACCAGTTCCTCCTTTGGCGTGTCGACCACGGTCAATGCCATCTGCGTCATCAATTCGGCCGGCGCGTTGACCTTCGCTGCCTTTGACCCGAGCCAGGGCGCGCAGGCATCGACCTCGTCGATCAGCGTGAACTGCAGCAACACCACGCCGTTCAACATCAGCCTCGATGCGGGCGCCGGGCCGAGCGCCACGGTGGCCAGCCGCGTCATGACGAGCGGCGGCAATACGCTCACCTATTCGCTGTTCCAGGACTCGGGGCACACCTCGGTCTGGGGCAACACGGTGGGCACCAACACCGTGGCAGGCACGGGGGCCGGCATGGCACCCGCCAACGCGATCACCAAGACGGTCTACGGCCTGATTCCAAGCCAGCCGAACACTGTGCCGGGCAGCTATGCCGACACCGTGACCGTGACGGTGACGTACTGA
- a CDS encoding PilT/PilU family type 4a pilus ATPase, protein MLDRDAATRYIHELLQLMVNSRGSDLFITAEFPPAIKVDGKVTPISQQPLTTVQAMGLVKAIMSEKQLREFEESFECNFAITAPTAGRFRVSAFMQQGRAGMVLRTITTKIPTLAELDLPPILNEVAMSKRGLVVVVGATGSGKSTTLAAMVGYRNAHSYGHIITIEDPVEYVHAHHNCVVTQREVGVDTESWHVALKNTLRQAPDVILIGEIRDRDTMEYAIQYAETGHLCLATLHANSSNQAIDRIINFFPEERRQQLLIDLSLNLRAMIAQRLLPRKGKKGRAPAIEILLGTPLVSDLIFKGEVHELKEVMKKSREQGMVCFDQALFELYEADKITYEDALRNADSLNDLRLQIKLHSKRGGPVDLTAGTEHLNVM, encoded by the coding sequence ATGCTGGACCGCGACGCCGCCACCAGATATATCCACGAACTCTTGCAGCTCATGGTGAACAGCCGTGGCTCGGACTTGTTCATCACCGCGGAATTCCCGCCCGCCATCAAGGTGGACGGCAAAGTCACGCCGATCTCGCAGCAGCCGCTGACCACCGTCCAGGCCATGGGCCTGGTCAAGGCGATCATGAGCGAGAAGCAGCTGCGCGAGTTCGAAGAGTCGTTCGAGTGCAACTTCGCCATCACCGCGCCCACCGCCGGCCGCTTCCGCGTGTCGGCGTTCATGCAGCAGGGCCGCGCCGGCATGGTGCTGCGGACCATCACCACCAAGATCCCGACGCTCGCCGAACTGGATTTGCCGCCCATCCTCAACGAAGTCGCGATGAGCAAGCGCGGGCTCGTGGTGGTGGTGGGGGCGACGGGCTCCGGCAAGTCGACCACGCTGGCGGCGATGGTCGGCTACCGCAACGCGCATTCGTACGGCCACATCATCACCATCGAAGACCCGGTGGAATATGTGCACGCACACCACAACTGCGTCGTGACGCAGCGCGAGGTGGGCGTGGACACGGAATCCTGGCACGTGGCGCTGAAGAACACGCTGCGGCAGGCGCCGGACGTGATCCTGATCGGCGAAATCCGCGATCGCGACACGATGGAGTACGCCATCCAGTACGCCGAAACCGGCCACTTGTGCCTGGCCACGCTGCACGCCAACAGCTCGAACCAGGCGATCGACCGGATCATCAACTTCTTCCCGGAAGAGCGGCGTCAGCAGTTGCTGATCGATCTGTCCCTGAACCTGCGCGCCATGATCGCGCAGCGCCTGCTGCCGCGCAAAGGCAAGAAGGGCCGCGCGCCGGCGATCGAAATCCTGCTGGGCACGCCGCTGGTGTCCGACCTGATCTTCAAGGGCGAGGTGCATGAGCTCAAGGAGGTCATGAAGAAGTCGCGCGAGCAGGGCATGGTCTGTTTCGACCAGGCGCTGTTCGAGCTCTACGAGGCGGACAAGATCACCTATGAGGATGCGCTGCGCAACGCGGATTCGCTGAACGACCTGCGTCTGCAGATCAAGCTGCATAGCAAGCGCGGCGGGCCGGTGGATCTGACGGCCGGCACTGAGCATCTCAACGTGATGTGA
- a CDS encoding type IV pilus twitching motility protein PilT: MDIAQLLAFAAKNKASDLHLSAGLPPMIRIHGDMRRINVPPLTHQDVHAMVYDIMSDVQRKHYEENLEADFSFEIPGLSRFRVNAFNQNRGAAAVFRTIPSKVLTLEDLKAPAVFADLAMKPRGLVLVTGPTGSGKSTTLAAMVNHRNESDLGHILTVEDPIEFVHESKKSLINQRELGPHTHSFANALKSALREDPDVVLVGELRDLETIRLALTAAETGHLVFGTLHTSSAAKTIDRVVDVFPSDEKDMVRTMLSESLEAVISQTLLKTRDGSGRVAAHEIMICTPAIRHLIRENKISQMYSMMQTSSGLGMQTLDQCLAELIKRSAINYADARAIAKNPDAFAN; the protein is encoded by the coding sequence ATGGACATCGCGCAGCTTCTGGCCTTCGCTGCCAAGAACAAAGCGTCTGATCTGCACTTGTCGGCGGGCTTGCCTCCGATGATCCGGATCCATGGCGACATGCGCCGTATCAACGTGCCGCCGCTCACGCACCAGGATGTCCACGCCATGGTGTACGACATCATGAGCGACGTGCAGCGCAAGCATTACGAAGAAAACCTGGAAGCCGACTTCTCGTTCGAGATTCCCGGGCTGTCGCGTTTCCGGGTCAACGCCTTCAACCAGAACCGCGGTGCCGCCGCCGTGTTCCGGACGATTCCGTCCAAGGTCCTGACGCTGGAAGACCTGAAGGCGCCGGCCGTCTTCGCCGACCTCGCCATGAAGCCGCGCGGCCTGGTGCTGGTGACGGGGCCGACCGGCTCGGGCAAGTCGACCACGCTGGCGGCGATGGTCAATCACCGCAATGAAAGCGACCTGGGCCACATCCTCACGGTGGAGGACCCGATCGAATTCGTGCACGAATCCAAGAAGAGCCTGATCAACCAGCGCGAACTGGGGCCGCATACCCATTCGTTTGCCAACGCGCTGAAATCGGCGCTGCGGGAAGACCCGGACGTGGTCCTGGTCGGCGAATTGCGTGACCTGGAAACCATCCGCCTGGCGCTGACCGCGGCCGAAACCGGCCACTTGGTGTTTGGCACGCTGCACACGAGTTCCGCGGCCAAGACCATCGACCGGGTGGTCGACGTGTTCCCCTCGGATGAGAAGGACATGGTCCGCACCATGTTGTCCGAATCGCTGGAAGCGGTGATCTCGCAGACGCTGCTCAAGACGCGCGACGGCTCCGGCCGGGTCGCGGCGCACGAGATCATGATCTGCACGCCGGCCATCCGACACCTGATCCGCGAGAACAAGATCTCGCAGATGTACTCGATGATGCAGACCAGCAGCGGGCTGGGCATGCAGACGCTGGACCAGTGCCTGGCGGAGCTCATCAAGCGCTCGGCGATCAATTACGCCGACGCGCGCGCCATCGCCAAGAACCCGGACGCGTTCGCGAACTGA
- a CDS encoding Dps family protein, with amino-acid sequence MAKKNGGAAAAAQINIGIAEKDRKKIAEGLSRLLADTYSLYLKTHNFHWNVTGPMFNTLHLMFETQYNELWTAVDSVAERIRALGYPAPGSYSEFARLSSIPEAKGVPAAEDMIRELVAGHESVTRTARSLFPDVDKAADEPTADLLTQRMDIHEKTAWMLRSLLA; translated from the coding sequence ATGGCCAAGAAGAATGGCGGCGCCGCTGCCGCAGCCCAGATCAACATCGGTATCGCCGAAAAGGATCGCAAGAAGATCGCCGAGGGCCTGTCGCGCCTGCTGGCCGATACCTACTCGCTCTACCTCAAGACCCACAACTTCCACTGGAACGTGACCGGCCCGATGTTCAACACGCTGCATCTGATGTTCGAGACGCAGTACAACGAACTGTGGACCGCCGTGGATTCGGTGGCCGAGCGCATCCGCGCGCTGGGCTATCCGGCGCCGGGCTCGTACTCCGAGTTCGCCCGCCTGTCGTCGATTCCCGAGGCGAAGGGCGTGCCGGCGGCCGAAGACATGATCCGTGAGCTGGTGGCCGGTCACGAGTCCGTCACGCGCACCGCCCGCAGCCTGTTCCCGGATGTGGACAAGGCCGCCGACGAGCCGACCGCCGACCTGCTGACGCAGCGCATGGACATCCACGAAAAGACCGCGTGGATGCTGCGCTCGCTGCTGGCGTAA
- a CDS encoding fimbrial biogenesis chaperone yields MGVAGAGIGLACVFAQAANFTVTPVRVELSQQRPSAALTVKNEMTDESVVVELRAVAWTQNSGEDVYAPAQDLLATPPIFTLAPGATQVIRVGLRHPPADDREVSYRLFLREVPPPPKPGFAGVQIALEMRLPVFAKPRTPAAPQLKWRAEPLPDGALALSVTNDGNAHAQVANLVVTAPGAERPVATYPEFAYVLPGQTRRLVLQRGPDARALTGGTLHLKAYSDAGDIDSALAPETR; encoded by the coding sequence ATGGGGGTGGCGGGCGCAGGCATCGGCCTGGCATGCGTGTTCGCACAGGCCGCAAATTTCACGGTGACCCCGGTGCGGGTCGAGCTCTCCCAGCAACGGCCCAGCGCCGCGCTGACGGTGAAGAACGAAATGACCGACGAGTCCGTGGTGGTGGAACTGCGCGCCGTGGCATGGACGCAAAACAGCGGCGAAGACGTCTACGCCCCTGCACAGGACCTGCTGGCGACGCCACCGATCTTCACGCTGGCGCCGGGTGCCACGCAGGTGATCCGCGTGGGCCTGCGCCACCCGCCCGCCGACGACCGCGAAGTGAGCTACCGCCTCTTCCTGCGCGAAGTGCCGCCGCCGCCCAAGCCGGGCTTTGCCGGCGTGCAGATCGCGCTCGAAATGCGCTTGCCCGTCTTTGCCAAACCACGCACGCCTGCCGCACCGCAACTCAAGTGGCGGGCCGAGCCGCTGCCGGACGGCGCGCTCGCGCTTTCCGTCACCAACGACGGCAACGCGCACGCGCAGGTGGCCAATCTGGTCGTCACGGCGCCGGGTGCCGAGCGGCCGGTCGCCACGTACCCTGAATTCGCCTATGTCCTGCCCGGGCAAACGCGGCGGCTGGTGCTCCAGCGCGGCCCCGACGCACGGGCGCTCACAGGCGGCACGCTGCATCTGAAGGCGTACTCCGATGCCGGCGACATCGATTCGGCCCTGGCGCCCGAGACCCGCTAA